The Symphalangus syndactylus isolate Jambi chromosome 11, NHGRI_mSymSyn1-v2.1_pri, whole genome shotgun sequence genome contains a region encoding:
- the LOC129492849 gene encoding isocitrate dehydrogenase [NADP] cytoplasmic-like, whose protein sequence is MPKKISDGSVVEMQDEMTRIIWELIKEKLIFPYVELDLHSYDLGIENRDATNDQVTKDAAEAIKKYNVGVKCATITPDEKRAEEFKLKQMWKSPNGTIQNILGGTVFREAIICKNIPWLVSGWVKPIIIGRHAYGDQYRANDFVVPGPGKVEITYTPSDGTQKVTYLVHNFEEGGGVAMGIYNQDKSIEDFAHSSFQMALSKGRPLYLSTKNTILKKYDGHFKDIFQEIYDKQYKSQSEAQKIWYEHRLIDDMVAQAMKSEGGFIWACKNYDGDMQSDSVAQGYGSLGMMTSVLVCPDGKTVEAEAVHGTVTRHYHMYQKGQETSTNPIASIFAWTRGLAHRAKLDNNKELAFFANALEDVSIETIEAGFVTKDLAACIKGLPNVQRSDYLNTFEFMDKLGENLKIKLAQAKLQVHT, encoded by the coding sequence ATGCCCAAAAAAATCAGTGACGGTTCTGTGGTAGAGATGCAAGATGAAATGACACGAATCATTTGGGAATTGATTAAAGAGAAACTCATTTTTCCCTACGTGGAATTGGATCTACATAGCTATGATTTAGGCATAGAGAATCGTGATGCCACCAACGACCAAGTCACCAAGGATGCTGCAGAAGCTATAAAGAAGTATAATGTTGGCGTCAAATGTGCCACTATCACTCCTGATGAGAAGAGGGCTGAGGAGTTCAAGTTGAAACAAATGTGGAAATCACCAAATGGCACCATACAAAATATTCTGGGTGGCACGGTCTTCAGAGAAGCCATTATCTGCAAAAATATCCCCTGGCTTGTGAGTGGATGGGTAAAACCTATCATCATAGGTCGTCATGCTTATGGGGATCAATACAGAGCAAATGATTTTGTTGTTCCTGGGCCTGGAAAAGTAGAGATAACCTACACACCAAGTGACGGAACCCAAAAGGTGACATACCTGGTACATAACTTTGAAGAGGGTGGTGGTGTTGCCATGGGAATATATAATCAAGATAAGTCAATTGAAGATTTTGCACACAGTTCCTTCCAAATGGCTCTGTCTAAGGGTAGGCCTTTGTATCTGAGCACCAAAAACACTATTCTGAAGAAATATGATGGGCATTTTAAAGACATCTTTCAGGAGATATATGACAAGCAGTACAAGTCCCAATCTGAAGCCCAAAAGATCTGGTATGAGCATAGGCTCATCGATGACATGGTGGCCCAAGCTATGAAATCAGAGGGAGGCTTCATCTGGGCCTGTAAAAACTATGATGGTGACATGCAGTCGGACTCTGTGGCCCAAGGGTATGGCTCTCTCGGCATGATGACCAGCGTGCTGGTTTGTCCAGATGGCAAGACAGTAGAAGCAGAGGCTGTCCACGGGACTGTAACCCGTCACTACCACATGTACCAGAAAGGACAGGAGACGTCCACCAATCCCATTGCTTCCATTTTTGCCTGGACCAGAGGGTTAGCCCACAGAGCAAAGCTTGATAACAATAAAGAGCTTGCCTTCTTTGCAAATGCTTTGGAAGACGTCTCTATTGAGACAATTGAGGCTGGCTTTGTGACCAAGGACTTGGCTGCTTGCATTAAAGGTTTACCCAATGTACAACGTTCTGACTACTTGAATACGTTTGAGTTCATGGACAAACTTGGAGAAAACTTGAAGATCAAACTAGCTCAGGCCAAACTTCAAGTTCATACCTGA